The Cottoperca gobio unplaced genomic scaffold, fCotGob3.1 fCotGob3_2arrow_ctg1, whole genome shotgun sequence genomic interval ACAGTATTACAATCTATAGGGACTTCCACTCTTTTGCAACGCACTCCAAATCCTCACAACGACCCTGATCCAGATGCCTGGGTATCCAATATGAATCTAGGGACAAACTCGTGGTGGCACgtgataaattattttttacatgctGCAGGCCAGAACACGTCATGCTATGCGTGTACATTGTTCCCTCAAGATTCCTCTATGGCACTCCCGATCAGACCCAGATCCTTATCCAAGACTGAAGTTATCTGTGCTCTGATAGCCCTAATTAACCCAATATCTACTCGTCCCGGTCACAAAGCTCGAGATTCATGGTACAAGGTTAACTCCATGGATATCCCAACCGCATGTAACTACCTTCAAAAGGCAAAAATTCGTTCCACTAATGCCTCCACTGTAATGGTAAACTCGTTCAATACTTTCACACCACTCTCCAGAGTGCATTCTAGTCACCTCAATACTCTCCATCATACCGTTTGCATAAGAAGATATCATGTCCCTAATAACTTTGCCCCATCCAAGTTTTTCGTCGGAGAGATACCAGAccatttatgtaaaataatccTCAATTCCACCTGCGGCGATAGAGAGTATAACAAATCAACCTGTGTAGAGCCAAATATTCCAAACAGAATTAACCTATCAAAATTGTCCTCCAATCTATCTAGGAATGTCTATTGGCCAAGTGATTCTGGAGCAGGAAGCTTACAGGCCTATGTGTGGCTCTGCGGTGATTCCCTGTACCAAGTCCTGTCCCCCGTCTGGACAGGAACCTGTGCTATGGTTGATTTAACTCCAACCATCACCATTCTAGATACCCTGATGTACACTACCCATCACTACCCTGAGTTCAGACACCCCAGTCACCATGCTCAGAAAAGAGAGGTGATTAGCCCAGGGGCAAAGTTCGTAAGTGGAATTTTCCCATGGTGGGGTGCAGTTAACAATGCTCACAACATAGACAAACTCCATGCCTCGGTAGAAAATCTGACCGCCATCGTGATCTCTGGTTTCACGGCTCTAACTATTATAaatagttattatattataatattataatatttattgataaaaaggccataaataattattgacctttactataaataactattatatacccaattatccctgccataccagtaggcaatccaccggtttcctgctgagagccatggcctcagattttgaggtgctgatactcatcccaaccgcttcacactctgcgaaccgatccagggagtgctgaaggtcacagaccgatgacaccatcaggaccacatcatctgaaaagagcagcgatgagatccttaGGCCACCGAACTTTatcagggaggctgagaagtgtgatacctctgtagttggcacacactctctggtccccctttttgaataagggATCCACcacctaggcactgtcccagactttcacacaatgttgacgaggcgtgtcaaccaggacagcccctcaacacccaaagctttcagcatttctggacggatctcatcaacccctgtggctttgccactgtggaattgtttgactacctcactGACCTCCAACAGGAagattgacgatggtcccccatcagcttccagctctgcctctaccatagagggcttgttagtcggattcaggagttcctcaaagtgctccttccaccgcccgataaccttctcagtcgaagtcagcagggtcccacccttgctgtgcacagcttggatggttccccgcttccccctacTGAGGTGATGGACGATTTTCCAGatgcaccttggtgccgactgaaagtccttctccatagactctcccacacccgcttcgagtccgtcggtaccctgcatctgtttccggagtcctcccggataacggatgtccaccatggtgtttgagggttaccgccccttgaggcacctaagaccttgagaccacagctgctcaccgcagcttcagcaatagacgttttgaacattgcccactcaggttcaatgcccccaacctccacagagatgtctgaaaagctccgccggtggtgtgagttgaagatctcccggacaggggcttcctccagacgttgcCAGTTCACCtacactacccgtttgggtttaccaggtctgtccaaagtcttcccccaccccttgatccaactcaccaccagatggttatcagttgacagctccgcccctcacTTCACcaaagtgtccaaaacatgcggccttagatcagatgatacgatcacaaaatcgatcattgacctttggcctagggtgctctggtaccacatacacttatgagcatccttatgttcgaacatggtgtttgttatggccattccatgactatcacagaagtccaacaacaaacgaccgttcaggtttagatcaggtaggccgttcctcccaaccacgcctctccaggtgtctccatcgtttcctacgtgcacgttgaagtctcccagcaagacttcGGAGtaccctactggagccccctgcagggctccattcagggtctccaagaaggctgaatactctgaactgctgtttggggcataggcaaaaacaacagtcagagttgtCCCCCCATAACCTTAAGGCGTAAGGAggggaccctcttgtccaccgggGGGGAACTCCAATGTAGTGGCGCTCAGCCAGGGACTtatgagtatccccacaccgcccaacgcctcacaccttgggcaactccggagaagaatagagtccaacccctatgcAGGAGTACGGTTctagagccaagactgtgcgtagaggtaagccccaccagatccaactggtagcgctccacctcccgcactagttctggcttcttcccccacagagaggtaacgttccacgtccccagagccagcctctgctgcccgggtctggtccgtcgaggtccctgatcatcactgccacccgtgtgacagcgcacccgacacCAGCAGTTtatcccatgagtggtgggcccacaggatggatggatggatgggaggcatcACGTAGCTTCattgggctgtgcccgaccgggctccatgACAATCCCGGCCACTAGccactcgctgtcgggccctccctctgggcctggctccagacgggggccccgggcttcctccaggcagggtctctccttctctttccctctgtatcaTGAGGTTGTTTTAAACCATTCTTAGTCCGGCCCcttgcctgagaccaatttgacttgggagaccctaccaggggCACCAGGctgcagacaacacagctctcaggttcatagggacacacaaacctctccaccacggtaaggtaaTGGTTCCCGGAGAGGATGCTAATGTTAATTATACAACATTTGTCTAGAATTTTGTCCCGCATTTATAGTATTATTGAAAACCGGGTGACAGTGTACGTTTGCAATAATTGAAGTTccctataataaaaaacacaccttaagttcaaaaaggtgaagttGAGTCGTACTGTGTTGTCTGCACCACTTATCAGtgataaaaacacagatgcccCAGATGTATTTAAGTTTATTGTATATAGtaaccaccaaaacaaaaaaaaacacttaaataacttttattggtgtacataatgcatatttattattgtatacaaCTTAGACAAtgattgacatttttttattttgcctttatttatatagttaaaatctcattgagacacaggttctcattctcaagagagacatATTTTCTATACATACAATCAGCTGGTgataatattcagtttatacaTCAAGTTAAGTATTACAGTACCAATCAAAGAGTTTTATAGttcacaaaacaaagctaacTGCAAAGCAAATTGCAAAGGCTATATAAACAATTTTACAAATAATCTTTTAGATATTGTGACAATATCTAACATCTGTCTTCCATTAACTACTAAAGTGCAGACACGTGTTGAAACCTGCGTTTAAAAGACAAAGCTTGATTAATTTACTGATTATTTTCAGGTAATGCAATACCTATATTTGTTCTGGATTCAGAACCAGTGCTGTTAAAAACATTATGGCTCTTGCAGGTTCTCCAGAAACGTCTGTATTTCGCGACACATTCTGTCCTTGCCTTTGTCTCTTATGTTCTTTAgaactttgatgcttttctcacgAAAGATGGATTGTTGCGGTATCTCTGCCGCCTTCATGTGATATCTTAGTGAGCTGGTGCGATCCTGTCCTtggaagtttaaatattttgcgtagttgttgtaaagcatctgtttgCCTGCCTGATCAAGATCACTTTTTAGCAGCTCCTGGTATATCTGCTTAGCTTTAACCTTGCCGTTAGTTGATTTGGAATATATATTTGCAAGGTCTATTTTCTTCCCAAGGGAAGAATGAGGGTAAAGTGAAATCACCTCTTCATGGAGACTGATTGCTCTGTCTACCATGCTTTGTTTTTGGGGACTGTCACTGAAAAATATCTTCCATTTgtagcagagtgcagcacatcTCATCAGATAACGCTCATCTGGCTGGTTTttcagaacctcctctgccaagtcaatggcctcatcaacagataCATAGTTTCTGTAAACCCTAAGTAATGGTttaataccactgtagctgctgataGGATTTCTCAAAACCTCCCTGGCTAGCTTACATGCTTCATCTTTAATTATTTCTCCTTTCTTAGCACAATGCTCAAGGTAGTGAACAGCAAAGAACAAGTTCTCTGGATCCTGTTCTTTGGcgattctcattttctccaagatgtcagcccccagccctgtgctgctgtgctttgaAGCAAACATTAACCCTTTGACATGGTAGGTGTGCCACTCCACCATGTCCGGCTGCATCCTAATGGCTCTCTGGAAGTAATCTGCAGCCAGCAGCATTTTATCTGTGCTAAACCTTATGAAAGTCCAGGCTTTTTCAGCGTAGATCTCTGGGTGGAGCTCATCCTGGGATGGAGATTGGTATTTTTTCATCAGTGTCGACCTTTGTCAGGtaagcctcactctctgctgggtctcccaggtggtggtgcagccaagccAGGTTTCCGTAATTCACCACTAACCAGGGACCCTCATCTGCGTTTCTCATCTGACGGAaggcctctgtagccttgttgaagaaactctgggcttcttcagtgaaccccagcttgtattcaatgaacccccgcaggttgtaaatgtgacccagcCAGCTGTGTCCGTCCTCGGTGAAGAAATCCTCAAACCTTTCCCTGCAACGGAAAAGTTTGGACCTGCTGGTGTCCAGATCCCAGGTGAAGTGACACTGCAGGGCCTCCAGTTTGGACAccagtgttgtttgactctgaTCAGCACTGGTggagaattaa includes:
- the LOC115005401 gene encoding LOW QUALITY PROTEIN: interferon-induced protein with tetratricopeptide repeats 1-like (The sequence of the model RefSeq protein was modified relative to this genomic sequence to represent the inferred CDS: inserted 2 bases in 1 codon), which codes for MFCSCYPCCRVRPSCTLVNLHAILCQPCADQSQTTLVSKLEALQCHFTWDLDTSRSKLFRCRERFEDFFTEDGHSWLGHIYNLRGFIEYKLGFTEEAQSFFNKATEAFRQMRNADEGPWLVVNYGNLAWLHHHLGDPAESEAYLTKVDXLMKKYQSPSQDELHPEIYAEKAWTFIRFSTDKMLLAADYFQRAIRMQPDMVEWHTYHVKGLMFASKHSSTGLGADILEKMRIAKEQDPENLFFAVHYLEHCAKKGEIIKDEACKLAREVLRNPISSYSGIKPLLRVYRNYVSVDEAIDLAEEVLKNQPDERYLMRCAALCYKWKIFFSDSPQKQSMVDRAISLHEEVISLYPHSSLGKKIDLANIYSKSTNGKVKAKQIYQELLKSDLDQAGKQMLYNNYAKYLNFQGQDRTSSLRYHMKAAEIPQQSIFREKSIKVLKNIRDKGKDRMCREIQTFLENLQEP